In the genome of Flavobacterium panacagri, one region contains:
- a CDS encoding six-hairpin glycosidase — protein MITFQNIKTNIITATILLACTAVNAQNDTVRYVGKTLSNIDYHHGQLSPAVGVHATQIMRASREHPEKADGFGWTYNHQPMMAYWNNTFYLHYLSDPSGEHIPPSQTLLMTSKDGVTWTKPEVIFPIYRIPDGWKKEGVEGVAKNLDAIMHQRMGFYTSKDNRLFALAYYGIAMDEKDDPNDGKGIGRVIREIKKDGSFGEIYFIRYNKSWDKSKSKFPFYTASKDKGLKKACEEILSEPLVLQQWVEEADRDDELIPLQKPYKAFSYYHLPNGNVVGLWKHALTSISRDGGKSWDYMPLRAPGFVNSNAKIWGQKTSDNRYATLYNPSEYRWPLAISTSDDGLNYKDLLLVHGEVSPMRYGGNYKSAGPQYVRGITEKNGTPPDGKIWVGYSMNKEDIWVASIPVPVTSVVTENVNDVFNNLPDGQELKLWNTYDLSWASTKIEKKADGKKWLTLRDQDYFDYSRAERVIPFASKMEAVFTVKPEQNNHGLLQIEFQNKQGLPSVRLIFDSDGELKVKNGARLSSVTKYEANKAYTITVKLDAKNRQYTIKVNDGKESTKIFYAPTDGFERIMFRTGEQRHSPDPDTAPDTDDYDDLPQTGKLIQEAVFNIESLITKKL, from the coding sequence ATGATTACTTTCCAAAACATAAAAACCAACATCATTACAGCTACAATTCTTTTGGCTTGCACGGCTGTAAATGCGCAGAACGATACTGTGCGGTATGTTGGTAAAACACTTTCAAACATCGATTACCATCACGGACAGTTGAGTCCAGCGGTTGGAGTTCACGCCACACAAATCATGCGTGCAAGCCGTGAACATCCAGAAAAAGCAGATGGTTTTGGATGGACATACAATCACCAGCCGATGATGGCGTATTGGAACAATACTTTTTATCTGCATTATTTAAGCGATCCCTCGGGCGAACATATTCCACCAAGCCAGACTTTATTAATGACTTCTAAAGACGGCGTAACATGGACAAAACCAGAAGTAATTTTTCCTATTTATAGAATTCCAGACGGATGGAAAAAAGAAGGCGTTGAAGGCGTTGCCAAAAATCTGGATGCAATTATGCACCAAAGAATGGGCTTTTATACCTCAAAAGACAATAGACTTTTTGCTTTAGCGTATTACGGAATCGCTATGGATGAAAAAGACGACCCAAATGATGGAAAAGGAATTGGACGTGTAATCCGTGAAATCAAAAAAGACGGTAGTTTTGGCGAAATCTATTTCATCAGATATAATAAAAGCTGGGACAAATCAAAGTCGAAATTTCCATTTTACACAGCGTCAAAAGACAAAGGTTTGAAAAAAGCCTGCGAAGAAATTTTATCAGAACCTTTGGTTTTACAGCAATGGGTTGAAGAAGCCGATCGTGACGATGAATTGATTCCGTTACAGAAACCGTATAAAGCGTTTAGTTATTATCATTTACCAAACGGAAACGTGGTTGGTTTATGGAAACATGCTTTGACTTCTATCAGCAGAGACGGCGGAAAATCTTGGGATTATATGCCGTTAAGAGCACCGGGATTTGTAAACAGCAATGCTAAAATCTGGGGACAAAAAACATCAGACAATCGTTATGCGACGCTTTATAATCCGTCAGAATACCGTTGGCCTTTGGCGATTTCTACAAGTGATGATGGATTGAATTATAAAGATTTGTTATTGGTTCACGGAGAAGTAAGTCCGATGCGTTATGGCGGAAACTACAAATCAGCAGGCCCTCAATACGTTCGCGGAATTACAGAAAAAAACGGAACTCCGCCAGACGGAAAAATCTGGGTAGGTTACAGTATGAATAAAGAGGATATTTGGGTGGCATCGATTCCTGTTCCAGTAACTTCGGTGGTAACCGAAAATGTGAATGATGTTTTTAATAATCTTCCTGACGGACAAGAGTTAAAGTTATGGAATACCTACGATCTTTCATGGGCATCAACCAAAATCGAAAAGAAAGCGGATGGTAAAAAATGGCTGACATTAAGAGATCAGGATTATTTTGATTATTCCCGTGCGGAAAGAGTGATTCCATTTGCCTCAAAAATGGAAGCCGTTTTCACCGTAAAACCAGAGCAAAATAATCACGGTTTATTACAGATTGAATTCCAAAATAAACAAGGTTTGCCTTCTGTAAGATTGATTTTTGATTCGGATGGAGAATTAAAGGTGAAAAATGGTGCGCGTTTGAGTTCGGTTACAAAATACGAAGCAAACAAAGCATATACAATCACAGTTAAATTAGATGCTAAAAACCGTCAGTACACTATAAAAGTAAACGATGGAAAAGAATCAACAAAGATATTTTATGCGCCAACAGATGGTTTTGAGCGAATCATGTTTAGAACGGGAGAACAGAGACATTCACCAGATCCTGACACAGCGCCAGATACAGACGATTACGACGATCTGCCTCAAACCGGAAAATTAATCCAAGAAGCAGTATTTAATATCGAATCGTTGATTACTAAAAAGTTGTAA
- a CDS encoding glycoside hydrolase family 78 protein, which produces MPVRLTTEMAENPLAVFQNQPRLSWQLVSKESDASQVAYLILVASSEEKLNNDDGDIWNTGRVNSDKNLHIVYGGKPLKNETKYFWKVKVWNQSGQVSKWSKTATFRTASLESDLNPTWIGAITKADSHLPEGRNYHTATFNREKKNSFINASDSLARRSIMLRKPFEIEKAVKEAVVYISGLGHYELTINGKKVGNSQFAPLWTDYDKTVNYNVYELSAKEFEKGDNVIGVLLGNGMYNTLAERYTKFFVSFGPPTLFFKMKIKYNDGSEEIIKSDGSWKYSKSPITYNSIFGGEDYNSNLEQKGWNRKGFKDRDWKKVVVQEAPKGVLRPQTAPPIMIQKQYEVKTEKELKPNFYVFDMGQNLSGFPTIKVKGKKGQTIRVWVAEGLNEEGTIAQGRSGKPYYYDYTLKGKGVEEWTPKFSFYGYQYVQIENINYKKAKNDEFPTLVELKSNFIYNSAGEAGSFECSNEIFNKTHELINNSIKSNFQSVFTDCPQREKLGWLEEIQLNGPGLMFNYNLQTFLPATMQNISDSQRDNGLIPTIVPEYVIFGGDFTDSPEWGVTGVILPWMYYEYYGDTSLLEKYYPLMKKYVDYLGTKATNHIVSHGLGDWYDYGIHPAGYSKNSPIALSATSHYYYGAYLVAKASKLLGKTEDFEKYNALASEIKSAFNAAFFNEETKQYGTNSQFSNAVPIFMDIVEPQHKEAVMQNLLADIKEKGDRLTTGDVGNRYLFQTLARNGENETMYRMHNHYDAPGYGFQIKFGLTTLTEQWDPRKGNSWNHFMLGQIEEWFYQSLAGIKSDPEKPGFKHFFIQPEVVGDMTFAKADYQSVYGKIASSWEKKDGKFILIVQIPVNTTSTIKLPVAKNSEIKMDGKRVRAGFDEKVQKRVLELGSGIYTIECTI; this is translated from the coding sequence TTGCCTGTACGCCTAACAACAGAAATGGCAGAAAACCCATTAGCCGTATTTCAGAATCAGCCAAGATTGAGCTGGCAGTTGGTTTCAAAAGAATCCGATGCCTCACAAGTCGCTTATTTGATTTTGGTAGCTTCATCAGAAGAAAAATTAAATAATGACGATGGAGATATCTGGAATACTGGAAGAGTAAATTCAGATAAAAACCTTCATATCGTTTATGGTGGAAAACCATTAAAAAATGAAACCAAATATTTCTGGAAAGTAAAAGTATGGAACCAATCAGGTCAAGTTTCGAAATGGAGCAAAACGGCTACTTTCAGAACAGCTTCATTAGAATCAGATTTAAATCCGACTTGGATTGGTGCCATTACAAAAGCCGACAGTCATTTGCCGGAAGGAAGAAATTATCATACAGCGACTTTCAACAGAGAGAAAAAGAATTCGTTTATCAATGCTTCCGATTCTTTGGCACGCAGAAGTATTATGTTGCGTAAACCTTTTGAAATAGAAAAAGCAGTCAAAGAAGCCGTAGTTTACATTTCAGGTCTAGGACATTACGAATTGACTATCAACGGAAAAAAAGTGGGTAACAGCCAATTTGCACCTTTGTGGACAGATTATGATAAGACGGTTAATTACAATGTTTACGAACTAAGTGCAAAAGAATTTGAAAAAGGAGATAATGTAATTGGAGTTTTGTTAGGAAACGGAATGTACAATACATTGGCTGAAAGATATACCAAATTCTTTGTAAGTTTTGGCCCGCCGACTTTATTTTTTAAAATGAAAATAAAGTATAATGATGGTTCAGAAGAAATTATAAAGTCTGATGGATCTTGGAAATACAGCAAAAGTCCGATTACTTATAATAGTATTTTTGGAGGAGAAGATTACAATTCCAATTTAGAGCAAAAAGGCTGGAATCGTAAAGGTTTCAAAGATAGAGATTGGAAAAAAGTTGTGGTTCAGGAAGCCCCAAAAGGAGTTTTAAGACCACAGACAGCGCCACCGATTATGATTCAGAAACAATACGAAGTTAAAACTGAAAAAGAACTGAAACCGAATTTCTATGTTTTTGATATGGGACAAAATCTGTCTGGATTTCCAACCATCAAAGTAAAAGGAAAAAAAGGGCAGACGATTCGTGTTTGGGTGGCAGAAGGGTTAAATGAAGAAGGCACAATTGCACAAGGAAGATCTGGAAAGCCATATTATTACGATTACACTTTAAAAGGCAAGGGTGTAGAAGAATGGACACCAAAATTCAGTTTCTACGGTTACCAATATGTTCAAATTGAAAACATCAATTATAAAAAAGCAAAAAATGATGAGTTTCCAACTTTAGTGGAGTTAAAATCGAATTTCATTTACAATTCTGCAGGAGAAGCAGGAAGTTTTGAATGTTCGAATGAGATTTTCAACAAAACACATGAACTGATAAATAATTCCATAAAAAGTAATTTCCAAAGTGTTTTTACTGATTGTCCGCAACGTGAGAAATTAGGCTGGCTGGAAGAAATTCAGTTGAATGGGCCGGGTTTAATGTTCAATTATAATCTTCAGACTTTTCTTCCGGCAACGATGCAGAATATTTCTGATTCACAGCGTGATAACGGATTAATTCCAACAATAGTTCCTGAATATGTAATCTTTGGTGGTGATTTTACCGATTCTCCAGAATGGGGAGTAACAGGCGTAATCCTACCTTGGATGTATTATGAATATTACGGAGATACTTCATTATTAGAGAAATATTATCCACTAATGAAAAAGTATGTTGATTATTTAGGAACGAAAGCAACCAACCATATCGTTTCGCACGGATTAGGCGATTGGTACGATTATGGAATACATCCAGCTGGATATTCTAAAAATAGTCCAATTGCACTTTCTGCGACTTCACACTATTATTATGGCGCTTATTTAGTGGCAAAAGCATCAAAATTATTAGGAAAAACTGAAGATTTTGAGAAATATAATGCTTTGGCTTCTGAGATTAAATCGGCTTTCAATGCGGCATTTTTTAACGAAGAAACCAAACAATACGGAACAAACAGCCAGTTTAGCAATGCCGTTCCTATTTTTATGGATATCGTAGAGCCGCAGCACAAAGAGGCTGTAATGCAAAATCTCTTAGCTGATATCAAAGAAAAAGGTGATCGTTTGACAACGGGAGATGTTGGAAATCGTTATTTATTTCAGACTTTGGCAAGAAATGGCGAAAACGAAACCATGTACAGAATGCACAATCATTACGATGCGCCGGGTTATGGTTTTCAGATTAAATTTGGCCTGACTACTTTAACAGAACAATGGGATCCGAGAAAAGGAAATTCGTGGAATCACTTTATGCTAGGGCAAATCGAAGAATGGTTTTATCAAAGTTTAGCGGGAATCAAATCGGATCCTGAAAAGCCGGGTTTCAAACATTTTTTTATTCAGCCAGAAGTGGTTGGCGATATGACTTTCGCGAAAGCGGATTATCAATCAGTTTACGGAAAAATCGCTTCCTCTTGGGAAAAGAAAGACGGCAAGTTTATTCTAATTGTTCAGATTCCAGTGAATACAACATCAACAATAAAATTGCCGGTTGCTAAAAATTCAGAAATAAAAATGGATGGTAAAAGAGTTAGAGCAGGTTTTGATGAAAAAGTACAAAAGCGTGTTTTGGAATTAGGATCAGGAATTTATACAATAGAATGCACAATATAA
- a CDS encoding glycoside hydrolase family 28 protein, which produces MKNILIILCFITGLNTAFANDGWLNILKEGGNNKGIKCTQAIQNAIEKASKNGGGTIFFPAGEYLTGALTLKSNITIHLDSGALLKFSENFDDFLPYVEMRYEGIVMKSFQPLFYAKDVENITITGRGVIDGQGKAWWNEVYRIETAKEPLPPTKYQTMWEEQNKGLYTEPYYKRTVDKKFFRPSFFQAYNCKNILIEGVTFQNSPFWTINPEFCDNVTVTGISIFNPHSPNTDGINPSSCTNVRISNCHISVGDDCITIKSGRDGDGRKYGKATENVTITNCTMLSGHGGVVIGSEMSGGIKKITISNCVFDGTDRGIRIKSARGRGGVVEDIRVDNIVMKNIKEEAIVLSLFYDKGTQVEPVTEKTPIFRNIHMSNITASNVNKAGQILGITEMPIQNITFSNINMDGKEGFTLSTATDVEFHDVKVNATVGSSFKISDSKNVILDNVGSSTAIKGVPVIKLDNVSNALINNNFPFNPTDIFIEADGKDTKNIFLKNNVLNNVTTKIKKGASLDKKAITE; this is translated from the coding sequence ATGAAAAACATACTAATAATACTCTGCTTCATAACCGGATTAAATACCGCTTTCGCAAACGACGGCTGGCTGAACATTCTAAAAGAAGGCGGAAACAACAAAGGAATAAAGTGCACACAAGCCATTCAGAATGCAATCGAAAAAGCATCTAAAAATGGTGGCGGAACCATCTTTTTTCCTGCTGGGGAATATTTAACCGGAGCTTTAACATTAAAAAGCAACATTACAATCCACTTAGATTCTGGAGCACTTTTAAAATTTTCTGAAAATTTCGATGATTTTCTTCCTTACGTAGAAATGCGTTACGAAGGAATTGTAATGAAAAGTTTCCAGCCTTTATTTTATGCAAAAGACGTTGAAAACATCACCATCACAGGAAGAGGTGTAATCGACGGACAAGGAAAAGCGTGGTGGAATGAGGTATACCGAATTGAAACGGCCAAAGAACCACTTCCTCCGACAAAATACCAAACCATGTGGGAAGAGCAAAATAAAGGCCTTTACACAGAGCCTTATTATAAAAGGACAGTTGACAAGAAATTTTTCCGACCTTCTTTCTTTCAGGCATACAACTGCAAAAACATTCTAATTGAAGGTGTTACGTTTCAAAATTCGCCTTTCTGGACAATCAACCCAGAATTCTGTGATAATGTAACCGTTACCGGAATCTCAATTTTTAATCCGCATTCGCCAAATACAGACGGAATCAATCCTTCTTCTTGCACCAATGTTCGTATTTCAAACTGCCATATCAGCGTTGGAGACGATTGTATTACCATCAAATCAGGAAGAGACGGCGACGGACGTAAATACGGAAAAGCAACAGAAAATGTAACCATTACAAACTGCACAATGCTTAGCGGTCACGGCGGAGTCGTTATTGGAAGCGAGATGTCAGGCGGAATCAAAAAAATTACCATTTCAAATTGTGTTTTCGATGGAACAGATCGTGGAATCCGTATCAAATCGGCTCGTGGAAGAGGTGGTGTAGTAGAAGATATTCGTGTTGATAATATCGTAATGAAAAACATCAAAGAAGAAGCCATAGTCTTGAGCCTTTTCTATGATAAAGGAACGCAGGTTGAACCTGTAACCGAGAAAACGCCGATTTTCAGAAACATCCACATGAGTAACATTACGGCTTCAAACGTAAACAAAGCCGGACAGATTCTTGGAATTACTGAAATGCCCATTCAAAACATCACTTTCTCGAACATCAACATGGATGGGAAAGAAGGGTTTACCCTAAGTACAGCCACAGATGTTGAATTTCATGATGTAAAAGTAAATGCAACTGTTGGTTCGTCTTTCAAAATATCAGATTCAAAAAATGTGATTTTAGACAACGTAGGATCTTCAACAGCCATAAAAGGAGTTCCAGTTATCAAATTAGATAACGTTTCAAATGCGTTGATCAACAATAATTTTCCATTCAATCCAACCGATATTTTTATCGAAGCCGATGGAAAAGACACCAAAAACATTTTCTTAAAAAACAATGTTTTAAATAACGTAACAACGAAAATAAAAAAAGGAGCTTCTTTAGATAAAAAAGCAATTACAGAATAA
- a CDS encoding glycoside hydrolase family 140 protein, with product MNLKIKSLFALCISFMFIAQSGFSQSAEAKASLPPIKVSENQHYFVTENEKPFFWLGDTGWLAFGKLDREGIEKYFKDRKEKGFNVVQVMVLHNLNAVNAYGAPALVNEDISKPLTTPGNNVNNKDEYDYWDHVDYTLDVAEKNGIYVAMVPVWGTNVSKGNKVSKEQAQKYMRFLVNRYKDRTNVVWLNGGDTHGNEFTSIWNIIGSTLKINCPDQLITFHPFGRTDSSDNFHNSPWLDFNMFQSGHRRYDQDSIKTNFKEDNYKFVLRDFELKPTKPTLDGEPSYEGIPHGLHDTLQPKWTANDVRRYGYWSVLSGAAGYTYGHNAVMQMFRKGDKPAYGNKELWTSALNAPGAKQMVYIKKLMEEVPFLEGIPDQSIIANQGQKYDYIPAIKGKKYVLIYTYNGRKFKVNLGKIAGDKVTATWFNPRNGQKTKIGIIDNKGAKEFQPSGKKEDGNDWVLILRSN from the coding sequence ATGAATCTGAAAATTAAATCTTTATTCGCTCTTTGTATAAGCTTTATGTTCATAGCACAAAGTGGATTTTCTCAATCTGCCGAAGCAAAAGCCTCTCTGCCTCCAATAAAAGTATCTGAAAACCAGCATTATTTTGTTACCGAAAATGAAAAGCCATTTTTCTGGCTTGGCGATACAGGCTGGCTTGCATTTGGCAAATTAGACAGAGAAGGTATAGAGAAGTACTTTAAAGACAGAAAAGAAAAAGGATTCAACGTTGTTCAGGTAATGGTTTTACACAATCTTAATGCTGTAAATGCTTATGGTGCCCCAGCTTTGGTAAACGAAGATATTTCAAAACCGCTGACCACTCCTGGAAATAACGTCAACAATAAAGACGAATATGATTATTGGGATCACGTAGATTACACTTTAGATGTAGCCGAGAAAAACGGAATTTATGTGGCAATGGTTCCAGTTTGGGGAACCAATGTTTCAAAGGGAAATAAAGTAAGTAAAGAACAGGCTCAAAAATATATGAGATTTTTGGTTAACAGATATAAAGATAGAACCAATGTAGTTTGGCTAAATGGAGGAGATACTCATGGTAATGAGTTCACAAGTATCTGGAATATTATTGGTAGTACTTTAAAAATTAATTGTCCAGACCAGTTAATTACTTTTCATCCTTTTGGAAGAACAGATTCTTCGGATAATTTCCATAATTCTCCATGGTTAGATTTCAACATGTTCCAATCAGGACACAGAAGATATGATCAGGATTCTATAAAAACGAATTTCAAAGAAGACAATTACAAATTCGTTTTAAGAGATTTCGAATTAAAACCTACAAAACCTACGCTTGACGGTGAACCATCTTACGAAGGAATTCCACACGGTTTACACGATACTTTACAGCCAAAATGGACTGCTAATGATGTACGTCGTTATGGATATTGGTCTGTACTTTCAGGAGCCGCAGGTTATACATACGGACACAATGCTGTAATGCAGATGTTCAGAAAAGGAGATAAACCAGCATACGGAAACAAAGAATTATGGACATCAGCACTTAATGCGCCTGGAGCAAAACAAATGGTTTATATTAAGAAATTAATGGAAGAAGTACCATTTTTAGAAGGAATTCCAGATCAATCGATAATTGCAAACCAAGGTCAGAAATACGATTATATTCCAGCCATAAAAGGTAAAAAGTACGTTTTGATTTATACTTACAATGGAAGAAAATTCAAAGTTAACTTGGGTAAAATTGCTGGTGATAAAGTTACGGCAACTTGGTTTAACCCAAGAAACGGACAAAAAACAAAAATCGGAATTATTGACAATAAAGGAGCTAAAGAATTCCAGCCATCAGGTAAAAAAGAAGACGGTAACGACTGGGTTTTGATTTTACGTTCTAATTAA
- a CDS encoding glycoside hydrolase family 43 protein, which translates to MKKIFIILTLSLFAVSYSQKKKDLYLFTSFREPATEGLYLAYSEDGYNWKGLEGSFLKPEIGASKIMRDPSITKGADGTYHMVWTTDWKGGNGFGYASSKDLIHWSEQQYIPVMKNEPDVVNVWAPEIFYDDVKKEYIVIWASTIPFRFPKGVEEEKNNHRMYYVTTKDFKTFSDTKLYYDPGFSVIDCVIVKKSKKDYVLVLKDNTRPMRNIKVAFGKSPLGPFEKPSKPLTEYLSEGPTVVKVGKNWLLYYDNYGSKNYKALSTPDFVHFEDVSSKISLPEGHKHGTITTISADVLKGLIDRK; encoded by the coding sequence ATGAAAAAAATATTCATCATACTAACCCTTTCGCTTTTTGCTGTGAGTTATTCGCAGAAAAAGAAAGATTTATATCTTTTTACATCGTTTAGAGAACCCGCAACAGAAGGTTTGTATTTAGCTTACAGCGAAGACGGTTACAATTGGAAAGGTTTAGAAGGCTCATTTTTAAAGCCAGAAATCGGAGCCAGCAAAATCATGCGTGATCCGTCCATCACAAAAGGAGCAGACGGAACCTATCACATGGTCTGGACAACCGATTGGAAAGGCGGAAACGGTTTCGGCTACGCAAGTTCAAAAGACTTGATTCATTGGTCAGAACAGCAATACATTCCGGTAATGAAAAACGAACCGGATGTTGTAAACGTCTGGGCTCCAGAAATCTTTTATGACGATGTAAAAAAAGAATACATTGTTATTTGGGCATCGACAATTCCGTTCCGATTTCCAAAAGGAGTGGAAGAAGAGAAAAACAACCACAGAATGTATTACGTAACGACTAAGGATTTCAAAACGTTTTCAGATACAAAATTATATTACGATCCAGGTTTCAGTGTAATTGACTGCGTGATTGTCAAAAAAAGCAAAAAAGATTATGTTTTGGTTTTAAAAGACAATACAAGACCCATGCGAAACATAAAAGTAGCTTTCGGAAAATCGCCTTTAGGGCCGTTTGAAAAACCTTCAAAACCTTTAACCGAATATCTATCGGAAGGACCAACAGTAGTGAAAGTCGGTAAAAATTGGTTGTTGTATTATGATAATTACGGTTCAAAAAATTATAAAGCGTTAAGCACACCAGATTTTGTTCATTTTGAAGATGTATCTTCCAAAATAAGCCTTCCAGAAGGACACAAACACGGAACAATTACAACAATCTCTGCAGACGTTTTAAAAGGATTAATTGATAGAAAATAA